One region of Drosophila subobscura isolate 14011-0131.10 chromosome J, UCBerk_Dsub_1.0, whole genome shotgun sequence genomic DNA includes:
- the LOC117893710 gene encoding arylsulfatase B — MRGLSAFVVLLLCLQRVKTNETPAATSSTAGRPNIIIIMADDMGFDDVSFRGGREFLTPNIDALAYHGRILDRLYVPPMCTPSRGALLSGRYPIHTGTQHFVISNQEPWSLTLNATLMPEIFQQAGYSTNLIGKWHLGFSRPEYTPTHRGFDYHYGYWGAYIDYYQRRSKMPAGNYSLGYDFRRNMELECRDRGVYVTDLLTNEAERVIREREGQERPLFLLLSHLATHTANQDDPLQAPEEEIRKFAYIKDPNRRKYAAMVSKLDQSVGRIVSALNSTGQLENSIVIFYSDNGAPSVGMFANTGSNWPLRGQKNTPWEGGVRVTGAIWSAQLQGRGNAFTQPIYVADWLPSLAHAAGIELPHTLELDGIDLWPQLAGPADAPHVPREILHMLDDEWRVTSFLLGHWKYINGTTSAGQYDQVLTYRELDDLDPRESRYVVEVRNSPTSRVLSRHDIRRMTQQRVMSLRRSAAVRCGDLQRGCNPLVEECLFDISTDACEANNLAYSERHSEVLSALRQRVKLLREGASATGNRKGIRNADPALHKCAWEAFDVEIPALAPMECDYQGSPCE; from the exons ATGCGAGGCTTATCAGCATTTGTAGTACTTTTACTCTGCCTTCAACGGGTGAAGACAAATgagacaccagcagcaacatcttcTACAGCGGGGCGTCCCAATATAATCATTATAATGGCCGATGATATG GGCTTCGATGATGTCAGCTTTCGCGGTGGACGGGAGTTTCTGACACCCAATATCGATGCATTGGCTTACCATGGACGGATTCTGGACCGCCTGTATGTGCCACCCATGTGTACACCATCTCGTGGAGCTCTCCTCAGCGGCCGCTATCCAATACACACAG GCACTCAGCACTTTGTAATTAGCAATCAGGAGCCATGGAGTCTGACTCTGAATGCAACTTTGATGCCGGAGATCTTTCAGCAGGCCGGCTACTCCACCAATCTGATAGGCAAATGGCATTTGGGCTTCTCCCGACCGGAGTATACGCCCACACACCGGGGATTTGACTATCACTATGGCTACTGGGGCGCCTACATAGACTACTATCAGCGGCGCTCGAAGATGCCTGCAGGCAATTACAGTCTCGGCTATGACTTTCGTCGGAATATGGAGCTGGAGTGCAGGGATCGCGGTGTCTATGTCACAGACTTGCTCACCAACGAGGCGGAGCGTGTGATAAGGGAGCGGGAGGGGCAGGAGCGCCCTCTGTTCCTGCTACTCAGCCATCTGGCCACACACACCGCAAATCAAGATGATCCCTTGCAGGCCCCTGAGGAGGAGATTCGAAAGTTTGCATATATTAAGGATCCAAACAGAAGGAAGTATGCAG CCATGGTCTCCAAGCTGGACCAGAGTGTGGGGCGCATTGTCAGCGCATTGAACAGCACGGGTCAGCTGGAGAACAGCATTGTGATCTTCTACTCCGACAATGGCGCTCCATCGGTGGGAATGTTTGCCAATACCGGCTCCAACTGGCCGCTCCGGGGCCAAAAGAACACTCCCTGGGAGGGAGGAGTTCGCGTTACCGGTGCCATTTGGAGTGCACAGCTTCAGGGACGCGGCAATGCGTTCACCCAGCCAATTTATGTGGCGGATTGGCTACCCTCGCTGGCTCATGCCGCGGGCATCGAGCTGCCGCACACCCTCGAACTGGATGGCATAGACTTGTGGCCGCAGTTGGCTGGCCCTGCGGATGCACCGCATGTGCCGCGTGAAATCCTGCACATGCTGGACGACGAGTGGCGGGTCACTTCGTTCCTGCTGGGACACTGGAAGTATATCAATGGCACCACTTCGGCGGGGCAGTACGATCAAGTGCTCACGTACCGTGAGCTGGATGACCTGGATCCTCGGGAGAGTCGCTATGTGGTGGAGGTACGCAATTCGCCCACTTCGCGCGTTTTGTCACGCCACGACATTCGACGCATGACGCAGCAGCGGGTGATGTCCTTACGGCGGTCAGCTGCCGTTCGCTGTGGAGATCTTCAACGTGGCTGCAATCCCTTGGTAGAGGAGTGTTTGTTCGATATCTCGACCGATGCGTGTGAAGCAAACAATTTGGCGTATTCCGAGAGGCACTCTGAAGTTTTGTCGGCGTTGCGGCAACGCGTCAAACTACTACGCGAAGGAGCCTCGGCGACAGGAAATCGGAAGGGCATTAGGAATGCTGATCCAGCGTTGCACAAGTGCGCTTGGGAGGCATTTGACGTGGAGATACCTGCATTGG CGCCCATGGAATGCGATTATCAGGGCAGCCCCTGTGAATAA
- the LOC117894431 gene encoding battenin — MTSSKQQEAEAAEHDPQVVVAPAGGPHSPRKDRGLWRDLTSYWILGLCNNYGYVVMLSAAHDIIKQFNPTDDDEASATGRNCHLVSTGAILLADVLPSLFVKMLMPFFPFWVNFRIAVAVACSAAGFLLVGFAHAEWMALLGVIITSASSGIGETTFLAYSSRYNKNVISTWSSGTGGAGVIGSLSYATLRDLDVSPRNTMLIMLVFPAIEAFAFWLLLRRPQVDILPVTTVESTEVLISDDKPLVGFKEKLSYIKHLFKYMLPLCLVYFFEYFINQGLFELVYFENIFLDKDSQYRWLNVDYQIGVFISRSSVNIFQLDKIWLMSIFQFINVIYFLTEVILWYTPSIWIVFVIVLWEGLLGGGAYVNTFYRMSKEISPERQQFAMAMVVQSDSYGIALAGFLAIPVHNAICGLPAAVRSVVW, encoded by the exons ATGACGTccagcaaacagcaagagGCCGAGGCGGCCGAGCACGATCCTCAGGTTGTGGTCGCACCCGCAGGCGGCCCCCACAGCCCTCGAAAGGATCGTGGCCTTTGGCGTGACCTGACATCCTACTGGATCCTTGGCTTATGCAACAACTATGGCTATGTGGTGATGTTGAGTGCAGCCCACGACATCATCAAGCAGTTCAATCCG accgatgatgatgaagcgAGCGCCACGGGCAGAAATTGCCACTTGGTGTCCACTGGTGCCATTCTACTGGCTGATGTGCTGCCCTCGCTGTTTGTCAAGATGCTGATGCCCTTCTTTCCCTTCTGGGTGAA CTTTCGCATAGCCGTTGCGGTGGCCTGCTCGGCAGCGGGATTCCTGCTCGTTGGATTCGCCCACGCCGAGTGGATGGCCCTGCTGGGAGTCATCATAACGTcggccagcagcggcatcggAGAAACCACCTTCCTGGCATACTCTTCGCGATATAACAA GAATGTCATATCCACCTGGTCCTCGGGCACTGGAGGTGCCGGAGTAATTGGTTCCCTGAGCTATGCCACGCTGAGGGATCTCGATGTTAGCCCCCGCAACACCATGCTGATCATGCTGGTCTTTCCGGCCATTGAGGCCTTcgccttctggctgctgctgcgtcgccCTCAGGTGGATATTCTGCCTGTGACCACTGTGGAGTCCACCGAGGTGCTGATTAGCGACGACAAGCCACTGGTTGGCTTCAAGGAGAAGCTCTCGTACATCAAGCATCTGTTCAAGTATATGCTGCCCCTGTGCCTCGTCTACTTCTTTGAGTATTTCATCAACCAGGGATTG TTTGAATTGGTTTACTTTGAGAACATCTTCCTGGACAAGGACTCTCAGTACCGCTGGCTGAATGTGGACTATCAGATTGGTGTCTTCATTTCGCGCTCCTCGGTCAACATCTTCCAGCTGGACAAGATCTGGCTAATGTCCATATTCCAGTTCATCAATGTCATCTACTTCCTCACCGAGGTCATCTTGTGGTACACGCCCAGCATCTGGATTGTCTTCGTCATTGTCCTGTGGGAGGGACTGCTGGGTGGCGGCGCCTACGTGAACACCTTCTATCGCATGTCCAAGGAAATATCACCGGAGCGACAGCAGTTCGCCATGGCCATGGTGGTGCAGTCCGACTCGTATGGCATTGCCCTTGCCGGCTTCCTGGCCATTCCCGTGCACAATGCCATCTGCGGTCTGCCGGCAGCGGTGCGGAGTGTTGTCTGGTGA
- the LOC117893325 gene encoding LOW QUALITY PROTEIN: ionotropic receptor 75a (The sequence of the model RefSeq protein was modified relative to this genomic sequence to represent the inferred CDS: deleted 1 base in 1 codon), which translates to MQLQVQLANFLMDNLVQSRIGFILFFHCWQPDEIRDFAQQFMKPLHPHLIYHQFQQMHEVRDWQDLELRFLDHLQPTLAIYVDMKCHKAAALLEEASREQLYNQHYHWLLHGNVSEMDFYNFFAPFNISIDADVSYLKEEPEYTYNNASVVYATFDVYSNGKIIGGQLNMTANYAMGCDLSGCERKRYLSTLHLRSKYRHREQLTDVVLRVATVVTQRPLSCPDDQLILFLSQENDTHIDSLARFGFHLTLILRDLLHCQMKFIFSDSWSKSDVVGGAVGAVVDQTADITATPSLATEGRLKYLSAIIETGFFRSVCIFRTPHNAGLRGDVFLQPFSPLVWYLFAGVLSLIGLLLWVTFYMECKRMTWGWRPLDYLPSLLSTFLISFGAACIQSSALIPRSNGGRLIYFALFLISFIMYNYYTSVVVSSLLSSPVKSKIRTMQQLAESQLTVGLEPLPFTKAYLNYSKRPDIQLFIKRKIESQSQSHDLWLPAEEGVLRVRDNPGYVYVFETSSGYAYVERFFTAQEICDLNEILFRPEQLFYTHLHRNSTYKELFRLRLLRVLETGVYRKQRSYWVHMKLHCVAQNFVITVGMEYVAPLLLMLIFGYILVVFILLLELAWHRYLTRNKRLTL; encoded by the exons ATGCAGCTGCAAGTGCAATTGGCCAACTTTCTAATGGACAATCTGGTCCAGTCGCGCATCggttttattctattttttcaCTGCTGGCAGCCAGATGAAA TTCGTGACTTTGCCCAGCAGTTCATGAAGCCCCTCCATCCGCACCTCATCTACCATCAGTTTCAGCAAATGCACGAAGTTCGGGACTGGCAGGATCTGGAGTTGCGTTTCCTGGACCATTTGCAGCCCACACTGGCCATATATGTGGACATGAAGTGTCacaaggcagcagcattgcTAGAGGAG GCCAGTCGGGAGCAGCTTTACAATCAGCATTACCATTGGCTGCTGCATGGGAACGTTTCGGAGATGGATTTCTATAATTTCTTTGCTCCCTTCAACATTTCCATCGATGCCGATGTCAGCTACCTGAAGGAGGAACCTGAATATACGTACAACAATGCCTCTGTGGTCTATGCCACTTTCGATGTCTACAGCAATGGGAAG ATCATTGGCGGACAGCTGAATATGACAGCTAACTATGCCATGGGCTGTGACCTCAGTGGGTGCGAGAGGAAGCGATACCTGAGCACATTGCACCTGCGTTCCAAGTATCGCCACAGGGAACAGCTCACGGATGTGGTACTCAGAG TGGCTACAGTGGTGACCCAACGTCCACTCTCCTGCCCGGATGATCAACTGATCCTCTTTCTGAGTCAGGAGAACGACACACACATCGACTCTTTAGCCCGTTTTGGATTCCACTTGACGCTGATCCTTAGGGATCTGCTGCACTGCCAGATGAAGTTCATTTTCTCGGACAGCTGGAGCAAATCGGATGTGGTGGGTGGTGCCGTGGGCGCTGTGGTCGACCAAACGGCGGACATCACAGCCACACCCTCGCTGGCAACGGAGGGGCGGCTCAAGTATCTGTCGGCCATCATTGAGACGGGCTTCTTCCGCTCCGTGTGCATCTTTCGCACTCCACACAACGCTGGCCTGCGCGGAGATGTGTTCCTCCAGCCGTTCAGCCCACTCGTGTGGTATCTGTTCGCTGGAGTTCTGTCCCTGATTGGACTCTTGCTCTGGGTAACCTTCTACATGGAGTGCAAGCGCATGACCTGGGGCTGGCGGCCACTCGACTATCTACCCTCGCTGCTGAGCACCTTTCTGATCAGCTTTGGGGCCGCCTGCATCCAGAGCTCAGCGCTGATTCCACGCTCCAATGGGGGGCGTTTGATCTACTTTGCCCTCTTCCTGATCAGCTTCATCATGTACAACTACTACACATCTGTGGTGGTGTCCTCGCTGCTGAGTTCGCCGGTCAAGTCCAAGATCAGAACAatgcagcagctggccgagaGCCAACTGACAGTGGGCCTGGAGCCATTACCCTTTACCAAGGCCTATCTTAAT TACTCCAAACGTCCCGATATTCAGCTTTTTATCAAGCGCAAGATCGAGTCGCAATCGCAGAGCCACGATCTCTGGTTGCCCGCCGAAGAGGGAGTGCTTAGGGTCAGAGACAATCCGGGCTACGTTTATGTCTTTGAGACATCCTCGGGGTATGCCTATGTGGAGCGCTTCTTTACGGCCCAGGAGATCTGTGACCTCAACGAGATATTGTTTCGACCCGAACAATTGTTCTACACGCATCTGCATCGCAACTCCACCTACAAGGAGCTGTTTCGCTTGAG ACTTTTGCGTGTCCTGGAAACGGGTGTCTATCGCAAGCAGCGCAGCTACTGGGTCCACATGAAGCTGCATTGCGTGGCCCAGAACTTTGTGATTACCGTCGGCATGGAGTACGTTGCCCCACTGCTACTCATGCTGATCTTTGGCTACATCCTGGTCGTGTTTATCCTCTTGCTGGAACTCGCTTGGCATCGCTATCTCACCCGGAACAAGCGACTCACCCTTTAA
- the LOC117893787 gene encoding LOW QUALITY PROTEIN: ionotropic receptor 75a (The sequence of the model RefSeq protein was modified relative to this genomic sequence to represent the inferred CDS: deleted 1 base in 1 codon), protein MWELHSFILYNLLHMAKINHVLILHCWSGKSLAHFALLANTANVFTQFEDLNTRNPLEVQLLSHNVLKLGVFMDSNCGQSESILDMASDKKLFSHRYHWLIYDRQPGLFRMESLFREAHLFVDADVTFAIADSQPSLFTVTLYDVYNKGRQLGGKLNITVDQEVVCQGVECRVQRYLSDLHARDRLQHRKALTGLIMRATAAVNSLPLNTSQEKILAFMETRDQIHLDTYARLGYQSRQPLREMLDCSFEYIFRDRWTDDGNVTGGMIGDLITEAADLSIAPFIYSFERALFIKPLTKFSIFRDVCMFRNPRSVSAGLSATEFLQPFSAGVWLTFGLLLIVAGCMLWATFRMERVCEWKPSLLTSCLISFGAGCIQGAWMTPRSTGGRMAFYALMLTSFLMYNYYTSIVVSKLLGQPAKSSIRTLQQLADSSLEVAIEPTPYTKVYVTTSDQPDVHSLYLNKVAGSRQSPDRIWMQTEAGVKRVRDSEGFVYIAGVATAYEFVRKYFLPHQICELNEIPLRDASHTHSVVLKSCPYAELFRLNELRMQETGIHFKHERYWMRTKLHCYQHNHSVAVGLEYATPLFILLLGSILLCVGVLGLELLWHRHRHRH, encoded by the exons ATGTGGGAATTGCACAGTTTCATTTTGTATAATCTTTTGCACATGGCCAAGATAAATCATGTCCTGATTTTGCACTGTTGGTCAGGGAAAT CCCTCGCACACTTTGCACTCTTAGCCAACACGGCAAATGTCTTTACACAATTCGAGGACCTTAACACTAGGAATCCACTTGAAGTTCAACTCCTCAGTCACAATGTACTCAAGTTGGGCGTCTTCATGGACAGCAATTGTGGACAAAGCGAGAGTATTTTAGATATG GCCAGCGATAAGAAACTCTTCAGCCATCGGTATCACTGGCTCATTTACGATCGTCAGCCTGGTCTCTTCAGAATGGAGTCTCTCTTCCGAGAGGCGCATCTGTTTGTCGATGCTGATGTGACCTTTGCCATAGCCGATTCCCAGCCTTCCCTCTTCACTGTCACTCTCTACGATGTGTACAACAAGGGCAGACAGTTGGGCGGAAAGCTGAACATCACAGTGGACCAGGAGGTTGTTTGCCAGGGTGTT GAGTGCCGCGTCCAACGCTATCTCAGTGATCTGCATGCGAGAGATCGACTGCAGCATCGAAAGGCTCTCACGGGATTGATCAtgagagccacagcagcg GTCAACTCCTTGCCTCTGAATACCTCGCAGGAGAAAATTCTCGCTTTTATGGAAACCAGAGACCAGATACATCTCGATACATACGCCCGACTGGGTTACCAGTCGCGTCAGCCACTCCGTGAAATGTTGGACTGCAG CTTTGAGTACATCTTTCGTGATCGCTGGACAGACGATGGCAATGTGACGGGCGGCATGATCGGTGATTTGATCACCGAGGCGGCTGATCTATCGATAGCTCCCTTCATCTACTCCTTTGAGCGGGCTCTGTTCATAAAGCCCCTGACCAAATTCAGCATCTTTCGCGATGTTTGCATGTTCCGCAACCCTCGATCGGTGTCCGCTGGCCTCAGTGCCACCGAGTTCCTGCAGCCCTTCAGCGCCGGTGTCTGGCTGACATTcggcctgctgctgattgtaGCCGGCTGCATGCTCTGGGCTACGTTCCGCATGGAACGGGTCTGCGAATGGAAGCCCTCGTTGCTGACCAGCTGCCTCATCTCCTTTGGGGCTGGCTGCATACAGGGTGCCTGGATGACGCCACGCTCCACGGGCGGACGCATGGCCTTCTATGCTCTGATGCTGACCTCCTTCCTCATGTACAATTACTACACGTCGATTGTGGTGTCCAAACTGCTGGGGCAGCCGGCCAAGTCGAGCATTCgcacactgcagcagctggcggacaGCAGCCTGGAGGTGGCCATCGAGCCGACACCCTACACGAAGGTCTACGTGACCACCTCCGATCAGCCGGACGTGCACAGTCTGTACCTGAACaaggtggcaggcagcaggcaatcGCCCGATCGCATCTGGATGCAGACAGAGGCGGGTGTGAAGCGTGTGCGCGATAGCGAGGGATTCGTCTACATTGCCGGAGTGGCCACGGCCTACGAGTTTGTGCGGAAATACTTTCTGCCCCATCAGATCTGTGAGCTGAACGAGATCCCACTGCGCGATgcctcccacacccacagcgtGGTACTGAAGAGCTGCCCCTATGCGGAACTCTTTAGATTAAA TGAACTGCGAATGCAGGAGACGGGAATCCACTTCAAGCACGAACGCTACTGGATGCGAACCAAACTCCATTGCTATCAGCATAATCACTCGGTGGCCGTGGGCCTGGAGTATGCCACTCCACTGTTCATTCTGCTACTGGGATCGATTCtgctctgtgtgggtgtgctgggcctggagctgctctggcacaggcacaggcacaggcactga
- the LOC117893327 gene encoding ionotropic receptor 75a: MTTNLALYRLLVFNLLEINLRNVLVLHCWSRPDAYPLAVMMSESHIYSQYIDLQENAGGLANIHKDYLDRESDVPKLAVFLDLGCPLADFITHQSSRARLFNRRYHWLLFDQTGNLTNLVELFVRANISLDADVTYIEQRQQEDEDDNEEGELFVLHDVYNKGCHLGGVLNITIDQSVLCNTSSCWVRDYLSDLHERTRLQQRMDLTNITLRMAALVSVLPLTSKEDILMGFLNSEEDAHLDSISRLGYRLILHMQDMLHFNLNYIWVGEWSIQDAYGGAIGLLGNESVELCSSPFTPSWDRMHYVHPMAELAEFRAVCIFRTPHNAGIKATVFLEPFKPSVWLAFGAVLMLAGCLLWLIFRLEQHGMQRCLEFMPSLLSSCLISLGAACIQGSHLLPKSTGGRLAFIAVMLTSFLMYNYYTSIVVSTLLGSPVRSNIKTVQQLADSSLDVGVDNVPFTKAYLTSSPRPDIRSLYRQKVENKRDPSTIWYEPEEGVIKVRDQPGFVYISEGSFMYHYVEKHYLPREISDLNEILLRYEGAVYHMIHLNSSYRELITQLEIRFVECGLTSKQRRFFTKTRLQTYSNSFVIQVGMEYAAPLFLSLLVAYFMALLILLLELAWKRTEKQTMTLGSHLLPHQQ, from the exons ATGACGACAAATTTGGCACTGTATCGCCTGTTGGTGTTCAATTTGCTGGAAATCAATTTGAGAAATGTGTTGGTGCTCCACTGCTGGTCGAGGCCGG ACGCCTATCCTTTGGCTGTGATGATGAGTGAGAGTCACATCTATTCGCAATATATTGACCTGCAAGAGAATGCTGGAGGCTTGGCCAACATACACAAGGACTACTTGGACAGGGAAAGCGATGTCCCCAAACTGGCTGTGTTCCTGGACTTGGGCTGTCCTCTTGCGGATTTCATAACACATCAG TCCAGTCGTGCCCGTCTCTTTAATCGTCGCTATCATTGGCTGCTCTTCGATCAAACGGGTAACCTCACGAATCTGGTCGAGCTCTTTGTCCGCGCCAATATCAGCCTGGATGCCGATGTGACCTACatcgagcagcggcagcaggaggacgaAGACGACAACGAAGAAGGAGAACTCTTTGTGTTGCATGATGTCTACAACAAAGGCTGCCACTTGGGTGGCGTGCTCAACATAACCATCGATCAGAGTGTCCTGTGCAataccagcagctgctgggtcAGGGACTACCTCAGCGATCTGCACGAGCGGACgaggctgcagcagcgcatgGATCTGACCAACATCACCCTGCGAATGGCTGCCTTG GTCTCTGTGTTGCCGCTCACTTCCAAGGAGGACATTCTTATGGGATTCCTAAACAGCGAGGAGGATGCCCATTTGGACTCGATTTCACGTCTTGGCTATCGCCTCATCCTGCACATGCAAGACATGCTCCATTTCAA CTTGAACTACATTTGGGTGGGTGAGTGGAGCATCCAGGATGCATATGGCGGTGCCATTGGGCTGCTGGGCAATGAGTCGGTCGAGCTGTGCAGCTCTCCGTTTACTCCCAGCTGGGACCGCATGCACTACGTTCATCCCATGGCCGAGCTGGCCGAGTTTCGAGCCGTTTGCATATTTCGTACGCCACACAATGCCGGCATCAAGGCGACCGTGTTCCTGGAGCCCTTCAAGCCCAGCGTCTGGCTAGCCTTTGGGGCTGTGCTGATGCTTGCCGGCTGCCTGCTGTGGCTGATCTTTCGCCTGGAGCAGCACGGGATGCAGCGGTGCCTGGAGTTTATGCCTTCCCTGCTCAGCAGCTGCCTGATCAGCCTGGGTGCTGCCTGCATACAGGGCTCCCACTTGCTGCCCAAGTCCACGGGTGGAAGACTGGCATTCATTGCCGTCATGCTGACATCCTTCCTCATGTACAACTATTACACTTCGATTGTGGTATCCACGCTCCTCGGATCCCCAGTGCGCTCCAACATAAAGACCGTGCAACAGCTGGCGGACAGCTCCCTGGATGTGGGCGTCGATAATGTTCCATTTACCAAAGCCTATTTGACG TCCTCGCCCCGTCCGGATATACGCAGCCTGTACAGGCAGAAGGTGGAGAACAAGCGGGATCCCTCGACCATCTGGTATGAGCCGGAGGAGGGGGTGATCAAGGTGCGTGATCAGCCAGGGTTTGTGTACATCTCGGAGGGTTCCTTCATGTATCATTATGTGGAGAAACACTATCTGCCACGTGAGATCTCTGACCTCAATGAGATCTTGCTGCGGTACGAAGGGGCCGTCTACCACATGATCCACCTGAACAGCAGCTATCGGGAGCTGATCACCCAGCTAGAGATTCGTTTTGTCGAGTGTGGATTGACCTCAAAGCAGCGGCGCTTCTTCACCAAAACCAGACTGCAGACGTACTCCAACAGCTTTGTTATCCAAGTGGGAATGGAGTACGCTGCTCCGCTCTTTCTTTCCCTATTGGTTGCGTACTTCATGGCTCTGCTCATTCTACTCTTGGAACTGGCCTGGAAACGAACCGAAAAGCAGACCATGACTCTGGGCAGCCATCTCTTGCCCCACCAGCAgtga